Below is a window of Myroides profundi DNA.
CAGAGTTGTAATTCGCTAACTTAGTCGTATCTGCATCATAAGAATATCCAACGAATAAATTATCATTCACTTGGAATCCTGCTAATGCACTAACTGATGCATCCCAACGATATGCTGCTCCTACAGTAAACTTGTCTATAATTAAGAAGTTAGCTGTCAGATCCATCTGCAATGGTGCCCCAGAAACGGCCTTCGCTAAGAAAGCTGGTTTAAACTTCAAACTAGGATTTAGTTCAAACACATATCCTCCCATTAAGTAGAAGTGCGCTTTCTGACGCATCGTCGTCACCTCGTTATCATCGTAGCGATCTGTAGTCAAAAAGTTAGGTACAGACAACCCTAAATATGATTTCTCAGAATATAGATACAGACCTGCCCCTATATTAGGTGAGAATTGATTATCTATATTCGTCATCGCTACAGGGTCTTTTCCACTATAGATATTAAGACGAGTATAATCTACATTCAGTAAGTTAGCCGTAGCTTTTAAACCAAATGCTAATTTATAGTCTTGATTCACATCGATAGCATACGATAGGTCTACAGAGATATTATTCTCATCCATCGCTCCTATACGATCATTCATATAATTCACCCCTAATCCTAATCCAGAATCTCCTAGAGGTGTACTCACAGACAGATTAGCTGTCTTAGGTGCTCCATCTAAACCAACCCACTGCGTACGGTAATTACCGAAAATACTTAGGTTACCTCTAGTACCTGCATAAGCAGGGTTAATATTAGAGGTATTATACATATACTGTGTGTACTGTGGATCTTGTTGTGCTTGCATTTGTTGTGCTCCTAACAAGGTTAACATACACACACTTATATTTCTTATTGTTCTATTAATTGTCATTCGTAAAATCTTAGTTGTTGTCTAAATGTAGATACCCTGATTTTCTAATTGTACGTGCTTCGCTAGCATTTCTGTATTCATAGCTAATCACATAATAATAAGTTCCTGTAGGTAGTTTCTCTCCAGAGTTAACTGTAACACGTCCGTCAGAATACCCTCTGAATACGTTATTATTACTGTCATAATTAGAAGTCTCATAAACCTTCACTCCCCAACGGTTATAGATCTCAACTTTATTATTAGGGAAACGATTAATATTATCAATTAAGAAGAAATCATTCTCTCCATCTCCATTAGGCGTTACTAGATTATAGATCACTACGTCTCCATCTAATATCAAATCTGTATTCACAGTACCTAATGTAAAGAATCCGTATCCACGTACAGATGTAGGTGTAGTCACTGTCTTATTATCGACATCTACGATACCTCCCTCATCTACCCAAAGCTGATCCTTAGCATCCCAACGAAGAATACGTAAGTTCTTCTCTGGAGTCTTTAATAACTCTGCTGGAGTAGTATCTGCATGCCAGCCTAATGTCAAGATAACATCGCTCTTCGCATTAGAGTTACGGTCTACTAGCCAATACTCTCTTTCGTTTACTAACTCTACTATACCAGACTTATGCTTATGAGAAGTAAAGAAGTTCTTATCATCTAAGTTATACTTCCCTACGAAAATGTCTTTCTCTTCTTTAGGCGCTGTAATCGTAGCGTTTCGATAATACTTCTTATCTCCAATAGGGAATACAAATTCGTTGTTTCCTTCCTTATCTACAGTTCCTTGGATATGGCTATTATCACTTGCATTGACTGCTGTTGCGTCTTTTAAGAATGTAAATGATCCATCTTTCTCATCTACATTGACAATACCGTCTTGGAAGTCCACTTTGCCCTGTACTACCACATCATTAATAACATTAAATGCAATATTATCTGCTGTGTTATTTAGCACTACATTGTTAAACTTACTGATACTGTTACCTGATACAGTCTGTTGTTTATCACTTTTAAAAATAGTAGTTCCTTGTGCTAGTTTTCCTTTATAATCAAAGAAAGCACCGTTGTTTATAATATCATTATAGACATATAACGTACCGTTATTTTTAAAGTCTGCCTCATCTGTATTCTCTAAGGCATAATGTGTAGACATTATCCCTTCTGGGCTTACATATAGCCCTCCCTTGTTTACTGTCTGTGCCATAGTAGCTATAGAGCACAAGCCAGAAACTACTAAGAGTGTTCTTTTCTTAACCATAGTGAATCACTTTTACTAGTTAGTTATTTTACAGAGAATACGATATTCATGATAGAGGTAGGAGTGCCATTACCAATAATCTTGTAAGTCATAACTCCATTATCATCTATAACGATATCTGAAAACACAGCAGGATCAAAGTCTGTAACATAATAGTATAAATCAGTTGCAGCTGGAAAATGAGGAATAACAGCAGGTGCGCTAGTACTCTTTACTGCATTTCCGCTTGTCATTGTGAACTGCTTTTTATACTCTTCGTATAGTTCTTTTGTACCATCTCCAAGAACACTCGTATCAAAAGTGATCGTAGGCATATAGAAGAATTTCACAGCTTTATTATCTGTTGTTACCATCTGTTGCCATTTCGAACCATCGTTATAGTAAAACCCTGGTACAACATCCGCTACAGTAGCTGTATTATACACCGTCATCCCTTCAACATGTGCGTTTAAAGGATTTGCTTTCGTAGTTTCAGTTAACGCAACACGAGGTAAAAGAAGCCCTTTATTCTCTGCTTCTAATTCTAAGATAGCATTCGTGTTTACATCTGGATTAGATTTACCAACAACACCGATCTTAGTCT
It encodes the following:
- a CDS encoding PorP/SprF family type IX secretion system membrane protein gives rise to the protein MTINRTIRNISVCMLTLLGAQQMQAQQDPQYTQYMYNTSNINPAYAGTRGNLSIFGNYRTQWVGLDGAPKTANLSVSTPLGDSGLGLGVNYMNDRIGAMDENNISVDLSYAIDVNQDYKLAFGLKATANLLNVDYTRLNIYSGKDPVAMTNIDNQFSPNIGAGLYLYSEKSYLGLSVPNFLTTDRYDDNEVTTMRQKAHFYLMGGYVFELNPSLKFKPAFLAKAVSGAPLQMDLTANFLIIDKFTVGAAYRWDASVSALAGFQVNDNLFVGYSYDADTTKLANYNSGSHEIFLRFDLFNNRTRMNTPRFF
- a CDS encoding gliding motility-associated C-terminal domain-containing protein encodes the protein MVKKRTLLVVSGLCSIATMAQTVNKGGLYVSPEGIMSTHYALENTDEADFKNNGTLYVYNDIINNGAFFDYKGKLAQGTTIFKSDKQQTVSGNSISKFNNVVLNNTADNIAFNVINDVVVQGKVDFQDGIVNVDEKDGSFTFLKDATAVNASDNSHIQGTVDKEGNNEFVFPIGDKKYYRNATITAPKEEKDIFVGKYNLDDKNFFTSHKHKSGIVELVNEREYWLVDRNSNAKSDVILTLGWHADTTPAELLKTPEKNLRILRWDAKDQLWVDEGGIVDVDNKTVTTPTSVRGYGFFTLGTVNTDLILDGDVVIYNLVTPNGDGENDFFLIDNINRFPNNKVEIYNRWGVKVYETSNYDSNNNVFRGYSDGRVTVNSGEKLPTGTYYYVISYEYRNASEARTIRKSGYLHLDNN